ACAACAGAAGAACTAACATCAGGAGTAAATGAAGTATCAATAGCAGCGCAAAACGTATCAAGCAATGCAGTAGAAATAGCGCAAGAAGTAAACGAAACGACACAACTAACAGAAGAAGGAGAAAAATCAATAACAGAAATAACAAAAATAATAGAACAGGCAGTAGAAAAATCAAAAGAAACAGAAGAAACAGTAGAAATATTATCAGAAAAAGCTGCAAACATAGGAGAAATAGTAGAAACAATAACAAACATAACAGAACAAACAAACCTATTAGCGTTAAACGCAGCAATAGAAGCAGCGAGGGCAGGGGAAGCAGGAAAAGGATTTGCAGTAGTAGCAGATGAAATAAGGAAATTAGCAGAAGAAAGTAAAAAAGCGACAGAACAAATAGCGCAAATATTGACAGAAATCAAAGAAGGAGCGCAAAACGCAAACAAAGCGACAGAAGAAACAGCAGGAGTAATAAACAAAGTAGAAAAAAATGCAGAAGAAATAAAAGAAAAATTCCAAAAGATATTAGAAAGAGTAGAAAACATAAACCAGAGGATAGAAGGGTTAACAGCAAACGCAGAAGAGCAAAGCGCATCAACAGAAGAAATGGCAGCGGCAAGTGACAAAACAGCACAAATGATATTAGAGATATCAAATGAAATAACAGAGATAACAAAAGACGTGGAAGAAGAAAGTAAAGAAATAGAAAACGTAAACAAAAAAGCAGAAGAACTAGAAAAACTGGTAGATCAATTAAATGAAAAATTAAATCAATTTAAAGTATAAAAATAAAAATCCTCGGCTTCGCTGAGGATTTTTATTTTTATTTTGTTGATTTATACAATTTATGTTATAATTATATTTAAAAGGGGTGATATAGATGAAGGTATGGGAAACAGAAATTTTTGGTCGAAAATTAATTATTGAACATGGTAAAATGGCAAAACAAGCTCACGGATCTATTTTATTAAAATATGGAAAATCTGCAATATTGGTAACAGCAACAGCTTCAAAAGAAGCAAAAGAAGGAATTGATTTTTTGCCGTTAACAGTTGAATTTCAAGAAAAATTTTATGCTGTTGGTAAAATACCTGGAGGCTTTTTAAAGAGGGAAAGTAGACCGAGTAATGAGGCTATTCTTTCCTCAAGGCTTATAGATAGACCTATTAGGCCTTTATTTCCAAAAGATTTTCATAATGATATACAAGTTATTGTTACAGCTTTTTCTATGGATACCGACGATAGTATCGAAACGTGGGGGATTACAGGAGCATCTTTTGCATTGAATTTATCTCCTATTCCATTTGAAGGAATGGTTGCAGGAGTTAGGTTGGGATATGTTAATGAGAAATTTATTGTTTTTCCTACTCAGGAAGAATTGAAGAATAGTAAAATGGATATTGTTGTAGCTGGTACAAAAGAAGCCATAACTATGGTTGAAGGCGAATCATTAGAAGTTTCAGAAGAAGAAATGGTTAAAGCTTTATTATTTGCACATGATGCAATTAAGCAAATTATTGAATTTCAAGAAAAGGTTGTTTCGGAATTTCAAATAGAAAAATGGGAAGTAATTCCACCAGAAATTCCTGAAAATTTCGTTGAAGATTTTGAACAATTGATAAATGATGAAGAACTGAAAAAAAGAATTTTAGTAAAAGGTAAGAAGGACAGAGATGATGCTTTAGATTCATATAGAAAAGAATTAATTGAAAAATTCCAAACAGAGTATGTAGAAAAATGGGATAATGAAACTTTTGATAAATATAAGAAATTCATTTTTGAAGCATATGATGAAAGAATTAAAAAAATAATGAGAAAAATGATAGTTGAAGAAAACATTAGAGCTGATGGTAGGAAAATAGATGAAATAAGACCTATAACCTGTGAAGTGGGATTGTTTGAAAAAACACACGGATCAGCATTGTTTACAAGAGGTGAAACGCAGAGTTTAGGCGTAGTTACTCTTGGGGAACCTATGGATGTGCAAATAATAGATACAATTTTTGAAGAGGGCGAAAGAAGATTTATGTTACATTATAATTTCCCCCCATATTCAACAGGTGAAGTAAAAGGATTAAGATTAAGTAGAAGAGAAATTGGACACGGACATCTTGCAGAACGTTCTTTAAAAAACATTATTCCTTCAGAAGAAGAATTTCCTTATATTATTAGAGTTGTTTCTGAAATTTTAGAGTCTAATGGTTCTTCATCCATGGCAACAGTTTGTTCGGGTTCTTTAGCCTTGATGGATGCAGGTGTGCCAATTCCAAAACATGTTGCAGGAGTTGCTATGGGTTTAATATTTGAAGGTGAAAAATTTGTAGTTCTCACAGATATTTTAGGAATGGAAGACCATTTAGGAGATATGGATTTTAAGGTTACAGGAACTAAAGATGGAATAACGGCATTTCAAATGGATGTAAAGGTTGCAGGGGTTAATGAAGAGGTGTTAACAGAAGCCTTAAAAAGAGCAAAAATAGCTAGGCTTCATATATTGGACTTAATGTATGATACAATCTCTGAACCAAGAAAAGAACTTTCACCATACGCTCCATTAATAAAAACTATGAAAATACCAATTGACAAAATTTCAGAGGTAATAGGTCCTGGCGGAAGAATTATTAAAGGAATTCATAAAGATTTTAATGTTGAAGTATCTATT
The nucleotide sequence above comes from Marinitoga hydrogenitolerans DSM 16785. Encoded proteins:
- a CDS encoding methyl-accepting chemotaxis protein — its product is IVGKDKIMRSNLKGEETILKQKVETKYVEKALKGEEGWEIGKNYKGEEVLAAYAPFKYKEIEWAFISEISTKEAFKASEKIKTILIITSIIILIISIVISLIFAKKISKPLIELSKKVDKFATGDFTVEFESKGKDETAIIAKSLQNMSKKLRETIKWLLEAGQKIEESSETLTKVSEKTKEANGEALRKAKKIEENAENAAATTEELTSGVNEVSIAAQNVSSNAVEIAQEVNETTQLTEEGEKSITEITKIIEQAVEKSKETEETVEILSEKAANIGEIVETITNITEQTNLLALNAAIEAARAGEAGKGFAVVADEIRKLAEESKKATEQIAQILTEIKEGAQNANKATEETAGVINKVEKNAEEIKEKFQKILERVENINQRIEGLTANAEEQSASTEEMAAASDKTAQMILEISNEITEITKDVEEESKEIENVNKKAEELEKLVDQLNEKLNQFKV
- a CDS encoding polyribonucleotide nucleotidyltransferase; protein product: MKVWETEIFGRKLIIEHGKMAKQAHGSILLKYGKSAILVTATASKEAKEGIDFLPLTVEFQEKFYAVGKIPGGFLKRESRPSNEAILSSRLIDRPIRPLFPKDFHNDIQVIVTAFSMDTDDSIETWGITGASFALNLSPIPFEGMVAGVRLGYVNEKFIVFPTQEELKNSKMDIVVAGTKEAITMVEGESLEVSEEEMVKALLFAHDAIKQIIEFQEKVVSEFQIEKWEVIPPEIPENFVEDFEQLINDEELKKRILVKGKKDRDDALDSYRKELIEKFQTEYVEKWDNETFDKYKKFIFEAYDERIKKIMRKMIVEENIRADGRKIDEIRPITCEVGLFEKTHGSALFTRGETQSLGVVTLGEPMDVQIIDTIFEEGERRFMLHYNFPPYSTGEVKGLRLSRREIGHGHLAERSLKNIIPSEEEFPYIIRVVSEILESNGSSSMATVCSGSLALMDAGVPIPKHVAGVAMGLIFEGEKFVVLTDILGMEDHLGDMDFKVTGTKDGITAFQMDVKVAGVNEEVLTEALKRAKIARLHILDLMYDTISEPRKELSPYAPLIKTMKIPIDKISEVIGPGGRIIKGIHKDFNVEVSIDDETGLTKISGYNIESIENAIKYIGNLIKELKEGEVFEGKVSRIENYGLFVEIIPGKLGLLHMSNLGKDAKELLKTIKIGDIMKVEIVSIDDNGKIQLKKFGEKTAPKRPHRRQNFSKSGVKNDKEKNAE